From Leptospira langatensis, the proteins below share one genomic window:
- a CDS encoding hybrid sensor histidine kinase/response regulator: MTNTTGSIGTPKLERKSLVRDPVLIVEDKLENTLMLEALCEEFGIQYESASNGEEALEMAKAKKYSIYIVDLLMPVMDGPSFIRRLKEFEQDAIILVQTAIDSTETVIEVMKLGVFDYIIKPIFPDLFLKSMSKAVEYKALKDRENSIIEAESLKLRSQLEWLTYKETKRKSADESWEKTSIHSLQTSLSQGSGIGAIISLLDMARADLKKEGDYYQIHSSIMDLILENQEITKNLLAGLTQLLEIINKDLNKKPMLASELVDRLKGAVDFIRPYLEQKGLRLNLPVLKREVEVEIEPDLFFSAVYEIVLNAFKYCAPKTSLELFTSINQGYFCIVLKNIVDERPYGGVEEKYESLVLQPFFRLHPPVESVSHLEKFGLGLGLTAVDQIMRKHNGLFFIHNAKDHTGDQIRLCVMSELLLPIR; the protein is encoded by the coding sequence ATGACTAATACCACCGGCTCTATCGGCACGCCCAAACTGGAAAGAAAGAGCCTGGTGCGAGATCCGGTTCTGATCGTTGAGGATAAACTGGAGAACACACTCATGCTCGAGGCACTTTGTGAGGAGTTCGGTATCCAGTATGAATCCGCATCGAACGGAGAAGAAGCTTTGGAAATGGCCAAGGCAAAAAAATATTCTATCTATATCGTAGATCTTTTGATGCCTGTGATGGATGGTCCTTCTTTCATTCGAAGATTGAAAGAGTTCGAACAGGATGCAATCATACTCGTGCAAACTGCGATCGATTCTACGGAAACAGTGATCGAGGTGATGAAGCTCGGCGTATTCGATTATATTATCAAGCCGATTTTCCCCGATCTTTTCCTGAAATCCATGTCCAAGGCCGTAGAGTATAAGGCACTGAAGGATAGAGAGAATTCTATTATAGAAGCGGAGAGTCTGAAGCTTCGGAGTCAGTTGGAATGGTTAACATATAAGGAAACGAAGAGGAAATCCGCAGACGAGTCTTGGGAAAAAACATCCATTCATTCCCTTCAGACATCCCTTTCCCAAGGTTCCGGAATAGGAGCCATTATCAGTCTTTTGGATATGGCGAGAGCCGATCTGAAAAAGGAAGGGGATTATTACCAGATCCACTCGAGCATCATGGATCTTATTCTGGAAAACCAAGAGATCACTAAAAACCTCCTGGCTGGTCTGACTCAATTATTAGAGATTATTAATAAAGATCTGAATAAGAAACCGATGCTGGCTTCCGAACTCGTCGATCGACTAAAAGGCGCCGTGGATTTCATTCGTCCCTATTTGGAACAGAAAGGGCTCAGGCTAAACCTTCCCGTATTAAAAAGAGAAGTGGAGGTGGAGATAGAGCCGGATCTATTTTTCTCCGCAGTCTATGAGATCGTTTTAAACGCGTTCAAATACTGCGCTCCTAAGACTTCCTTAGAGCTGTTTACAAGTATCAACCAAGGATACTTTTGCATCGTATTAAAGAACATCGTGGACGAAAGACCGTACGGTGGAGTGGAGGAAAAATACGAGAGTCTAGTATTACAACCGTTCTTCCGGCTTCATCCTCCTGTGGAGAGTGTCTCCCATCTAGAAAAATTCGGATTGGGTCTAGGGTTGACTGCCGTCGATCAGATCATGAGAAAACATAACGGACTATTTTTCATTCATAATGCAAAGGATCATACTGGGGATCAGATCCGTCTCTGCGTCATGAGTGAGCTATTACTGCCCATTCGCTAG